The Streptomyces nitrosporeus genome includes a window with the following:
- a CDS encoding spermidine synthase, which yields MNESIPVIRATDHGTARLLPDVDRERAWLLTVDDAPQSYVDLDEPGHLEFEYARRLAHVVDTAAPAGDPLDVLHLGGGALTLPRYVAATRPGSRQEVAEADGGLIELVGEHLPLPERAAITVHAADARDWLEQAPDGSADLLVADVFGGARVPARLTSVDYARTAARVLRKGGIYAANLADAAPFAFLRTQLANFAEVFDDLALIAEPAVLRGRRFGNIVLLAAHLPLDTAPLTRLCAADAFPARVAHGDALTRLRAGARPVRDEDAVPSPEPPDGAFCLG from the coding sequence GTGAACGAGTCGATACCCGTCATCCGCGCCACCGACCACGGCACCGCACGGCTGCTGCCCGACGTGGACCGCGAGCGGGCCTGGCTGCTCACCGTCGACGACGCCCCCCAGTCCTACGTCGACCTCGACGAACCGGGGCACCTGGAGTTCGAGTACGCCCGGCGCCTCGCCCACGTCGTGGACACGGCGGCGCCCGCGGGGGACCCGCTGGACGTCCTGCACCTCGGCGGCGGGGCGCTCACACTGCCCCGGTACGTCGCCGCCACCCGCCCCGGTTCCCGGCAGGAGGTCGCCGAGGCGGACGGCGGCCTGATCGAACTCGTCGGCGAACACCTGCCGCTGCCGGAGCGGGCGGCGATCACCGTGCACGCCGCCGACGCCCGCGACTGGCTGGAACAGGCGCCGGACGGCTCGGCCGACCTGCTCGTCGCCGACGTCTTCGGCGGGGCCCGGGTGCCGGCACGGCTGACGTCCGTCGACTACGCGCGAACCGCCGCACGTGTCCTGCGGAAAGGAGGGATCTACGCCGCCAACCTCGCCGACGCGGCCCCCTTCGCCTTCCTGCGCACCCAGCTGGCCAATTTCGCCGAGGTGTTCGACGACCTGGCCCTGATCGCCGAGCCGGCCGTCCTGCGCGGCAGACGCTTCGGCAACATCGTCCTCCTCGCCGCACACCTCCCCCTCGACACCGCGCCGCTGACCCGGCTCTGCGCTGCCGACGCCTTCCCCGCCCGGGTGGCGCACGGTGACGCGCTCACCCGGCTGAGGGCCGGCGCGCGGCCCGTGCGGGACGAGGACGCCGTCCCCTCACCCGAGCCGCCCGACGGCGCCTTCTGCCTCGGCTGA
- the tuf gene encoding elongation factor Tu: MSKTAYVRTKPHLNIGTMGHVDHGKTTLTAAITKVLSDRGTGAFVPFDRIDRAPEEARRGITINIAHVEYETDTRHYAHVDMPGHADYIKNMVTGAAQLDGAILVVSALDGIMPQTAEHVLLARQVGVDHIVVALNKADAGDPELTDLVELEVRELLSAHGYGGDTVPVVRVSGLGALEGDPRWTAAVEGLLDAVDTYVPMPVRYTDAPFLLSVENVLTITGRGTVVTGAVERGTVRAGDRVVVHGADTETVVTGLETFGKPMESAEAGDNVALLLRGVERDRVRRGHVVAAPGSVTPSRRFTAQVYVLSAAEGGRTTPVATGYRPQFYIRTADVVGDVDLGGTAVARPGDTVTMTVELGRDVPLEAGLGFAIREGGRTVGAGTVTELL; the protein is encoded by the coding sequence ATGTCCAAGACGGCATACGTACGCACCAAGCCGCACCTCAACATCGGCACCATGGGTCACGTCGACCACGGCAAGACCACCCTGACGGCCGCCATCACCAAGGTCCTGAGCGACCGCGGCACCGGCGCCTTCGTCCCGTTCGACCGCATCGACCGGGCGCCGGAGGAGGCGCGGCGGGGCATCACCATCAACATCGCGCATGTCGAGTACGAGACCGACACCCGTCACTACGCGCACGTCGACATGCCCGGACACGCCGACTACATCAAGAACATGGTGACCGGCGCGGCGCAGCTCGACGGGGCGATCCTGGTCGTGTCCGCGCTCGACGGGATCATGCCGCAGACCGCCGAGCACGTGCTGCTGGCCCGTCAGGTCGGCGTCGACCACATCGTGGTGGCCCTGAACAAGGCCGACGCGGGCGACCCCGAGCTGACCGACCTGGTCGAGCTGGAGGTCCGCGAGCTGCTGTCCGCACACGGCTACGGTGGCGACACCGTGCCCGTCGTGCGGGTCTCCGGCCTCGGCGCGCTGGAGGGCGACCCCCGCTGGACGGCGGCCGTCGAAGGACTGCTGGACGCCGTCGACACCTACGTACCGATGCCGGTGCGCTACACCGACGCGCCGTTCCTGCTGTCCGTGGAGAACGTGCTCACCATCACCGGCCGCGGCACCGTCGTGACCGGAGCCGTCGAGCGCGGCACCGTCCGGGCCGGCGACCGGGTGGTGGTGCACGGTGCGGACACCGAGACGGTCGTCACCGGTCTGGAGACCTTCGGCAAGCCGATGGAGTCGGCCGAGGCCGGTGACAACGTCGCACTGCTGCTGCGCGGGGTCGAGCGCGACCGGGTCCGCCGCGGCCATGTGGTGGCGGCCCCCGGGAGCGTCACACCGAGCCGCCGGTTCACCGCGCAGGTGTACGTGCTGTCGGCGGCGGAGGGCGGCCGCACCACACCGGTCGCCACCGGTTACCGGCCGCAGTTCTACATCCGTACGGCGGACGTCGTCGGGGACGTGGACCTCGGCGGGACGGCGGTCGCGCGCCCCGGCGACACGGTCACCATGACCGTCGAGCTCGGCCGGGACGTCCCTCTGGAGGCCGGGCTGGGCTTCGCGATCCGTGAGGGCGGCCGGACCGTCGGCGCCGGCACGGTCACGGAGCTGCTCTGA
- a CDS encoding MFS transporter, whose amino-acid sequence MRSAKPSPTDGTRTPRAGRNYGLLTAAAIITGLGTHGALIAAAFAVLESGGDAGDVGLVAAARTAPLVLFLLIGGAVADRLPRHRVMVAANALNCVSQAVFAWLVLTGDARLWQMMLLTALCGTGQAFFNPAAEGMLLSSVDGEQAAKAFAFFRMSMHGAAIGGAALGGAMIAAMDPGWVLAVDAAAFAVAGALRAFLDVSHIPGRVPGAGLLADLREGWREVAGRPWLWAVVLQFSVVVAVVGAAEAVYGPLVARDELGGARPWGFALAAFGVGTLLGALLMMRWKPRRLLLAGTLCVFPLALPSASLAVPVPAAVLCGVMFVTGISIEVFGVSWMTALHQEIPEDKLSRVSAYDWFGSVAMVPLATAAAGPVESLVGRSQALWGCAALILVVTAGVLFVPDVRNLTRRGPGHPAPSGAPVAVPRPVPGSAEAEGAVGRLG is encoded by the coding sequence GTGAGATCCGCGAAACCCTCCCCCACCGACGGCACCCGCACTCCGCGCGCCGGCCGCAATTACGGTCTGCTGACCGCCGCCGCGATCATCACGGGTCTGGGCACCCACGGAGCACTGATCGCGGCGGCGTTCGCGGTTCTGGAGTCGGGCGGTGACGCGGGCGATGTGGGGCTGGTCGCGGCCGCCCGCACCGCGCCGCTCGTGCTCTTCCTGCTGATCGGTGGTGCGGTGGCCGACCGGCTGCCACGCCACCGGGTGATGGTGGCGGCCAACGCCCTGAACTGCGTCTCGCAGGCGGTGTTCGCGTGGCTGGTCCTGACCGGTGACGCCCGGCTCTGGCAGATGATGCTGCTGACCGCCCTGTGCGGCACCGGGCAGGCCTTCTTCAACCCGGCGGCCGAGGGCATGCTGCTGTCCAGCGTCGACGGCGAGCAGGCCGCCAAGGCCTTCGCCTTCTTCCGCATGTCGATGCACGGGGCCGCCATCGGCGGGGCGGCGCTCGGCGGGGCGATGATCGCGGCCATGGACCCGGGCTGGGTCCTGGCGGTCGACGCGGCGGCGTTCGCCGTCGCGGGCGCGCTGCGGGCCTTCCTCGACGTGAGCCACATCCCCGGGCGCGTGCCCGGCGCGGGCCTGCTCGCCGATCTGCGGGAGGGCTGGCGGGAGGTCGCGGGCCGGCCCTGGCTCTGGGCGGTCGTGCTCCAGTTCTCCGTGGTCGTGGCCGTCGTCGGAGCCGCCGAGGCGGTATACGGGCCCCTGGTCGCCCGGGACGAACTCGGCGGTGCCCGGCCCTGGGGCTTCGCCCTCGCCGCGTTCGGGGTCGGCACACTGCTCGGCGCGCTGCTGATGATGCGCTGGAAGCCCCGCAGGCTGCTGCTGGCGGGGACCCTGTGCGTGTTCCCGCTGGCCCTTCCGTCCGCGAGTCTCGCCGTTCCGGTGCCGGCCGCCGTGCTGTGCGGGGTGATGTTCGTGACCGGGATCTCGATCGAGGTGTTCGGCGTCTCCTGGATGACGGCGCTGCACCAGGAGATCCCGGAGGACAAGCTGTCGCGGGTGTCGGCGTACGACTGGTTCGGCTCGGTCGCCATGGTCCCGCTGGCCACCGCGGCCGCCGGGCCGGTGGAGTCGCTCGTCGGCCGCAGCCAGGCGCTGTGGGGGTGCGCCGCGCTGATCCTGGTGGTCACCGCGGGTGTGCTGTTCGTGCCCGACGTACGCAATCTGACGCGCCGCGGCCCCGGGCATCCGGCGCCGTCCGGGGCCCCCGTCGCCGTGCCGCGGCCCGTTCCGGGATCAGCCGAGGCAGAAGGCGCCGTCGGGCGGCTCGGGTGA